The Fibrobacter succinogenes nucleotide sequence GTAAAGCAGGTGCGGATTATGTGATTCTCCTTTCGCACTTAGGCATTTTTCCGCCTGTAACGTCTATTGATGTTGTTCGAAATACGACAGGCGTTGACGCTGTGCTAGATGGACATTCTCATAGCGTTGTTGGCGAAGAGTTTGCTGTAAATTTAAATGGGGACAGTGTTCTTGTGTCACAGACGGGAACGAAATTCCAGAATGTCGGAATCCTCGACATCACTCATGATGGAAAATTTCATTCTCGGTTGATTCCGATGGATGGCGTCGTTGCGGTGAACCGTAAAGTTGCTGCCGTTCACGATAGCTTGCTTGCTTTGACTGCCGCCGATTTGCAGAAAGTTGTCTCGAATACGAAATTTGAATTGACGATTGATGGAGATGACGGGAAGCGTTTAGTTCGCAAGGGCGAAACGAACTTGGGAGACCTTGCTGCTGATGCCATGCGTTTTTCTGTGGGGGCTCAAATTGGAATGGTGAATGGCGGCGGAGTTCGCAAGACTATTCCTTCGGGGCCTGTGAAATACCAAGATGTTTTGGATGTGATGCCTTTTGCAAATGATATGTGCTTGATTCGTGTGACGGGCCGCCAAATTAAGGAGGCGCTTGCACAAGGTGCTTCGCGTTTGCCTGAGGAATCCGGTGGATTCTTGCAAGTTTCGGGACTGCGTTATACAATTGTCGTTGAAAAAATGCAAAGCGACGATGCTACGCGAGTACGTGTTGAAAATGTGCAGGTCGAGACTGGCAATGGTTTTGTCGCTATTGACGAGGATGCGCTTTACATCGTTGGTTTATCCTCTTACGTCGCGTACATGGGGCGCGAAATTACAGCCCTTCGCAAAAGTGAAATAATTGCAGACAAGGTCATGACCGACAGCGATGCCATGGTAAAGTTCTTGAAAAGCCTGGGAGACGAAATCCCCGAAGCTTACCGAAAGCCGCAGGGGAGGATTGCGGTGAAATATGATAGGTAGGGGGTGAATTATGGTTTATAAAGGCGGTTTCCGCATGATTCCTGCTATCGTTTGTTCAATCTAAACGTTAATCGGTATAGCGGATTTTTTCGAACGACTTTTTGCAAAAATTTGGATTTTTTCAAGGGAGTTTGGGTTGAACTTTAAAAATTTGAGACCCAAGGCCACAGAGCTTGCCGAAGTAAGGCTGAAATCTTATTTGGTCGTTTTACGCATTTTTTTGTTTTTTTGCAATCTATCGTTTGCATTTTTTTCTTATATTACGCTTTGACATAGGGTATTGCAGAAATTTTTGGGTTCGGTTGGCGGTTGTCTTTTATGCCATTCCGGCTTCCGAACAGGAACCTGTTTCTGCAACACTCGTTTGAAGAGTTTATTAGCTCTTGTTCTCACGCTGAAATCTGCAAATTTCAAATAACCGAGGACAAGGCGAACGCTCACGTAAATGCGATTTTCGAACCGTAGCAATGCGGCTCGTTTAGGCGTATTTCGACAAGAACAGCAACGTTCATCGTGTCATTGCGAGCCTTTCGCATGGCATCACGGATTCGTTCCGAGTGTCATTGCGAACCGAAGGCGAAGCTATCTATACGAAACTTGCTGTGTTTTCTGTCGCCCGCTTTGGGGCGTGGGTCGTTTGCATTTATCGGTTATGGGCAATGCAGAGCCTCAGCGTGATAAATTGCAGCGACCTGCGTCCTTTCTTTTTCCAAAGAAAATCGCCAGTTCAAGAACAAATAGTTCTATCTGTAAATTCATTGAACAAGAGCGCAAAGTGCATTTTGTGGTTTTGCGTAATTTGTCTGACGCCGTCGGCTTTTATCGCTTTGCTACGGATTGTGCAAAGGGCGATTGGATAGATGGGTGGAACATTTGGCGTAAAAAGCAACGAAGAACAGTTGCAGGTGATTCGCACGACGGAATCTCCGCTTTTGGTTATTGCTGGCCCTGGCGCAGGCAAAACCAAGACTTTGGTGGATCGAGTATGCCATCTGATTTACGATTTGAATGTCTCCCCCGAAAATATTTTGATTGGTACTTTTACTGAGAAGGCGGCCAAAGAATTACTTTCACGCATCTCAACAGTTTCCGCCAATTATAAGATCCAAAAAAATATTTCCGAAATCCGAGTAGGGACATTACATTCGTTGTTCCTAGACTTTTTGGAAGAATATCGCGAATACACGGAACTTCGCCGTGGATACCGTGTTCTTGACGATTTTGAACAACAATACCTTGTTTACCGGAATGCTTCGAAATTCAATCAGGTTGAAGGACTGGCTGAAATTCTTGAAAGTGAATCTGCATATGGTTGGAAATCTGCGAAAAAGATTTGCTACCTGGTAAACAAGGTTGCCGAGGAAAATCTGGATTTAGAAAAACTTGCTCAAAGCAAGGAATCGAATCGTCTTCTGGCTTTAGCACAACTAGTTTCAGTATATCGCAAAATTTTGTTTGAAGAGAATGCGCTGGATTTTTCGTTGATTCAAACTAAAATGTGGGAACTCCTTGATAATCAAGATGTGCTCAAGGATATCCGAAAGAAAATCCATTACATCATGGTGGATGAATATCAGGATACGAATCGAATTCAGGAACAGATTCTCTTGAAAATGGCGGCTCCCGATAATCGCATTTGCGTGGTTGGCGATGATGACCAGGCCCTTTACCGTTTCCGCGGCGCGACTGTCGAAAATATTTTGCGTTTTCGAGACAAATTCCCGGGCCTTTTCAGAAGCAAGTGTAAAAAGGTCGAGCTGGATAAGAATTATCGTTCTCACCCAGACATCATCGATTTCTACAACAAATGGATGGAACGTCCGTATGATGGCGAGTGGGGCGAGTTTCGTCACAATAAGGTGGTTAAGTGTGCTGGCAAGCAGAATCGAAAGAATTCTCCATACACAGGCGTTGTCAAATGTATGGGGCAGAATGTCGATGAATGGTGCCGCAACTTCTACAATTTTATACATAATCTTGAACTCAAGGGCTCATTAACTGATTATAACCAAGTCGCGCTGCTCGCTTATTCCGTAAAGAATGAAAAGATTGTCGCTTTAACAAATTATTTGGAAAAACACGACATCCCTGTGTTTTCACCAAGATCGGGACAGTTCTTCAATAGAAAAGAAATACAGCTTGCTATCGGAGCCTTGCTATTCCTTTTCCCAAAATGTGAAGAGACGTATTTGGATGATGGAAGCAATGCAAAGTTCATGGAAGGAATTTGGGCATATTACGATTTATGCCTAGATGTTTTCGCAAATGAGTTAAGGAAAATGCCCCAAACGCATAGAGAATTACAAGTTTGGGCTGTTACCAAGGCGAAGGAAATCGCCAAGGCGACAAGAAATACGGACTACTCCTTTGCGAATCTATTCTACGAAATGCTGCAGTTCCCGCTATTCGCTGATTTCTTGGATATGGAGCTTGATAGCGGTGTAAAAGACTTGCGTCCTCTCTATAATTTGGGTTTGTTTAGCCAGCTGCTTGCCCGCTTTGAAAGCATGAATGGTATCACGGGCATCTATGCCGACGAAAAAAAACGAACGCAGGAAATTCGCCGTTTGTTTAACGAGTATTTCAAGTTCCTGCACGATGGCGGGATTGCTGAATTTGAAGACTTTGACATGGTGACACCGTCGGGTTGTGTGTGTATCATGACAATCCACCAGAGCAAGGGGCTTGAATTCCCGGTGACTTGTGTTGATTCGCTGGACTCACGCCCTCGTAAAAATTACGATGAACTTGATGTTGAAATTGCCAAATACTATCACGGGAAAGATCCGTGGGAACCTTTAGAGCGCACTAAGTTCTTTGATTTTTGGAGACTTTACTATACGGCTTTCAGCAGGGCGCAAAATTTACTTGTGTTGACCGGCATTGATAATAGTTCTGGGCGTGAAAGAGGCGAATTCAGAAGTCCTTCAAAATACTTCGCCCATGTTTATGAGAGTGTCCCTGATTTTACGAGGCTTTTTGCAGCGGGAACACCGGACATATCACTTGATTTGGTCAAGCCGAGCAATGTCAAACATCAGTATTCGTTTACCAGTCACGTGCTTCTCTACGAAAACTGCCCGACGCAATACAAGTTCTTTAGGGAAGTTGAATTTAGTCCCGTGCGTACTAATGCAATCTTGTTCGGAACCTTGGTGCATGAGACCATTGAAGATGTTCACAGACAGGTGTTGGCAGGGAATGTCCAAAATGTGACATCCGAAAATATGCGTGAATGGCTGCAAGATAACTACCGCCAGATTTCCAAGGAGTTGGGCGTTTATTTACGCCAGTCTTCTTTGGATTCCATTTTGAACCATGTTGAAAATTATGTGGACTATGCAAGTCGCGATTGGGCGAAGGTGAAAGAAGCCGAAGTCCCCTTGACATTGCTTAAGGAAGATTACATTCTGGAAGGTCGTATTGACCTGATTCAGGGTTCCGGTGAAACATTGGAAATCCTTGATTTCAAGACGGATGTGAAGCCTGATGTCAATAACGCCAAAGACCGTGAAAAACTGAATCGTTACAAGCGGCAACTTGAAATTTACGCACACATTGTTGAAGAAAAATATGGTAAGCCAGTAAGCAAGATGCATCTGTTCTACACAGGAACAAAGGATGGCTCGCCATACGTGACGTACGATTACAGCCGTAGCTCAATAGAAAACACTATGAAGGAAGTTGCCGATGTGGTGCAGAAAATTGAACGCAAGGATTTTACCCGCACTCACGAGCGCGACCCCAAGAAATGCTCGGAATGCGACTTTAGACACTATTGCAACAACCATTGTTAAAGGGAAAGATTATGACAAACGAAAATGATACGTTCAAGTTCGAATTGGAACCCATCAAAGGCTTCCCGGAACTCCGTTGGGCGGGCAAGCGTCCCTTTACTGGAACAGCCTATTACCCAGCGCAGTTGAAGGAATCCTATGGAGAACCTGCCGAAGATGGTTGGATGAACAAACTCTATTGGGGTGACAATTTGCAGGTGATGAGCCACCTGCTCAAGGAATACCGTGGTAAAGTAAATTTGATCTACATCGACCCGCCGTTTGATTCAAAGGCTGATTACAAGAAGACGATTGCTTTGCGTGGGAAAAAGGCTGAAAGCGATTCTAGCAATTTTGAAGAAAAACAGTATGGCGACATCTGGACGAATGATGAATATCTCCAATTTATGTATGAAAGATTAATTCTCTGTAAGGAATTGCTAAGTGATACAGGAAGTATTTATCTGCATTGCGACTGGCACAGAAATAGTTTTATACGTAGTGTAATGAATGAAATATTCGGGTTGGAGCATTTTAGAAATGAAATAATCTGGCAAAAAACTCTTTCAAGAAAGGCCCAAAGTGGACAATTTGGTAATATTCATGACACTATCATTTATTTCTCAAAATCGGACAATACCGTTTTTAATACGATTTATGAGGAGCGGGATGAGGAAGTTACAAAAAAAAGATTTCCTTTAATAGATGAAAAAACAAAGAAAAGATATGTGCTTGATAATTTTACTCAGGCAGGTCAGGGTTCAAAAAAATATTTTGGAGGAAAATATGGATGGTTAGAACCACCTGTAGGAAAGCATTGGATTTGGTCTCAGCAAAGAATTGATGAGGGAATAAAAAATGGGATGATTCAGTTTACATCAGGAAATATGCCAAGATTGGTCAGGTATGAAACAGAAGGAGTTTTTGCTGGGGATATTTGGGCTTCTAATGAAATGATAATGCATTCCCAAAGTTCAGAAGATTTAGGCTACCCCACTCAAAAGCCGGAAGCACTCCTTGAACGCATCATTAAGGCTTCCTCCAATCCCAGTGATATTGTCTTTGACTGCTTTATGGGGAGTGGCACAACACAAGCTGTCGCTATGAAGTTGGGGCGCCGTTTCATTGGTGCGGACATTAATTTGGGGGCGATTCAAACGTCGACAAAACGCCTTATCGCTCGTGCTCATGATATTGAATCCGACACAACTCGAAAATGCTACACTGGTTTCGAGGTCTATAACGTAAACGATTACGATTTCTTCCGCAATGAATTGGAGGCAAAACGCCTTATCATTGAGGCGCTCGGGATGCAGGCCTTGCCGGAAAACGACCTCTGGGATGCCGAATTGGATGGCCGCATGGTTGCAATTCTCGGAATCAATCGTATCGCGACAGCCGCTGAATTCTCTAAAATCGTAAACAATATTGATATCGGTGACTGGACCCGTCGCCAAGCAGAAACACCGAATAAGCCCATTGAAAAAATTACCTTCGTCTGCATGGGCCATGACCCTAATCTCAAGGCCATGTTCATTGAAGAAATGCAGAAACTCGGTTTCAAGGTGGATCTTGAAATCGTGGATATTCTTCGCGACAAGAAAGATTTGACATTTAAGCGTGATTCCGACGCCCGCATTAAAATTAGCGGCAATAATCTATCCATTACCGATTTCTATCCTATGAATCTGTTGCAGAAACTTTCTATCCAATGCGAGGACGTTTCTGACTGGAAAGAATTGGTGGATTCTGTGATGATTGATTGGAATTACGATGGGGCTACATTCAGTCCGAGCATTACGGATATTCCCGCCAAGAATGATATGGTCAAGGGGGTCTATGAAATTCCCAAGGATGCCGGAACAATCCACGTAAAGATCACGGACTTGCTTAGTGAAAGTTGGGAAGGCTCTTTTGAGGCGTAGAGGGTGATATGGCAAAGAAAAATATCGTAGAACTTCCTTTCTACAAGTACTTGTGGAATTTCTATTCTGTCCACAAGGCTGAAATCAAGAGTGAATATGACCCGCTAACCAAGCGAATCCTTTCGCATGCCAATCCGGAGAATCCAGGTGCGTTTCTTCGTAAGCCGCAATATGAAGCCTTTGAAATCTATGTATTTCTGAAGGAATACTTGGACAACCCGAAGCTATTTGATTTGTTCAATGATTGGCGGCATAACAAGGGAAAGTTTTGCGTCAAAGATACTCAGCTGTTGGAATCCATTTCGACGGACCTTTTTGCAGAACAGGAGGAAATGAGAAAAATCGAAGATGCTAAAATCATCGAACCTGCTATTACTCAATTACAAAATCTGAGGCAGACTTATTCCAACTATATTTTCTCGCTTACGATGGGAACGGGCAAGACCATCCTGATGGCTCTTTGCATATTCTACGAATTTCTACTAGCGAAGAAACGTCCGAAGGACTTGCGCTACTGCCATAATGTTCTTGTCCTTGCTCCTGACACAACTGTGTTGCAGTCGCTCAAGGAAATTCTCACTTTTGACAAGTCAAAAATTTTCTCACCGGAATATGCCAATACCCTTGACACGATTCTCAAGTTTCATTTCTTGGAAGACGATGGCATTAGCCTCTCGACGATGGATGGTTCCGATTTCAACGTGATTATTTCGACAAGTCAAAAAATCATCCTTAAAAAGAAGCACAAGGAAGATTCTGCAAGCATTCAGTTGTTTAAGGAAAGCTGGGAATCTGCTATGGAGAACAATCCTAACGCAGATTTATATCAACTTGATGAAACGGAATTGACTGCAAACCAGCGTTATGTAAAAATTACGCGACTTCCGCAACTTGGAATCTATGTGGATGAGGCTCACCATGCTTTCGGCAAGTCGCTCAAGAGCGATATGCTTGATCGCAGCAAGGAAACGAGCCTGAGGCTTACCATTGACAACTTGGCCAAGGAACTTGAACGTTCTGGATCTAAGGTGGTGGCTTGCTATAACTTTACGGGAACTCCTTATGTCGATAACCAATTGATGCCTGAAGTGGTCTATGAATATGGGCTCCGTGAAGCAATCGATAACCGTTACTTAAAGGAAGTGGATGTCAAGGATTTTGACAATGTGAAAAGCGGCACTTTCATTGATAAATCTATTGATGAATTTGTTCAGCAACATGTAAATCAAAAAGGAGTATTCAAAAGATACGAAGGGATGCTCCCGAAGATGGCTATTTTTGCAAATACCATCGAAGAATTGACCAATGACTTGAAACCCGCCGTAGAGAAGGCTCTTATAAAGCACGATATTTCGCTGGATTCCATCTTGGTCAATGTGGGTGACGACAAGGTAACCAAAAGTGATGATTTGCGAGAATTTAAGCTGCTTGATACCACTGAATCTCAAAAACAATTCATTTTGTTGGTGGGCAAAGGAAAAGAAGGCTGGAATTGTCGTTCCTTGTTTTCTGTCGCCTTATATCGTGAACCCAAGAGCACCATCTTTGTATTGCAGGCTACAATGCGTTGTTTGCGTTCCATAACGGAACAACAGCAGCATGGCATCGTATTTCTTTCTTCTGAAAATCTCGTCATTTTGCAAAATGAATTGCAAAGTAACTTCAGGATGACTGTTAACGACCTGACGCACAAAAATACGGATACAAAAAAAGAACGCCGGATTTATGTGCGCAAGAAGGTTCCCGTCAAGATGATGGAACAGGTTTCTACATTCAAGGTTGAACCTAAGCAGGTCGGTGAATACACCATTTTTGACGAAACATTTAATTTTGACTTGTGGCGAAAAACAGAAGGCTCTCATACACTTCGTAATATTGATTCGGCGGCAATCCGAAAAGAAATACGTAGTTCTGTTGACCGCACATTTACGCCGTATAGCCTAGTTGCGGAAATATCACTTTACCTGACGCAGCACGAGTCTTCTGGTATTCTTTTTTCACCTTGCGAAATTCGCGAGTTGCTGGATTATTCTACGGATGGAATAAACAAGATTCTGGAAAAGGTGAATTATGCAAATGAAATTCTCTACGACTTCGTCATTCCAAAACTTTTCAGTCAACTTTACAATGTCAAATATGAAGCTGGCGAGCCTAAGGAAGTCATAAAGTATATAGTCAAGGATCCTCCAAAGAATGGTCCTGATGAAGGTTCCGCATATTACACTATGCGCTTTAGCGATGACAAGTTTGTGTCCGATGTGAGTGCCAGGTATAATGCGTTCAATCAGATGGATGGCAACAAGAAAAGCTTTGATTTGTCGGGATATGGCTTTGACTCAAATTCTGAGCGACAGTTCTTTGACAGGAATCTCTTTAACAATAACGAAATTAAGCATATCTGGTTCACGGGAATGCTTACTAACGGCCAATCCAATTTCTACGTGCATTACATAGATCCAGAATCCCATTCGCTTCGTTCGTACTTTCCTGATTTTCTTGTTGAGGATAATGCAGGAAAATTCTACATCGTAGAAATCAAAGGCCGCAATCTCATAAGTCACCCGTCAACACGAGCAAAAGAAGAATATGCAAGACAGATGGCGACATTAAGCAAAATGGAGTATGTGTTTATTCCTGATGA carries:
- a CDS encoding bifunctional UDP-sugar hydrolase/5'-nucleotidase, translating into MFSCSEKKQQVQVDENILPSPRSIVVVYENDVHCSMEGYKKFAGLRDAIADTADVLTVSSGDFLQGGAMGSFSRGGYVVSMMNAVGYDVVTLGNHEFDYKIPRLMELSDSLNAAIVCANLVQKETSIPLFKPYVLKQVGSKKIAFVGVLTPQTLVGESYAFTDDSLETLYDIPAEKIFNLVQMAVNDARKAGADYVILLSHLGIFPPVTSIDVVRNTTGVDAVLDGHSHSVVGEEFAVNLNGDSVLVSQTGTKFQNVGILDITHDGKFHSRLIPMDGVVAVNRKVAAVHDSLLALTAADLQKVVSNTKFELTIDGDDGKRLVRKGETNLGDLAADAMRFSVGAQIGMVNGGGVRKTIPSGPVKYQDVLDVMPFANDMCLIRVTGRQIKEALAQGASRLPEESGGFLQVSGLRYTIVVEKMQSDDATRVRVENVQVETGNGFVAIDEDALYIVGLSSYVAYMGREITALRKSEIIADKVMTDSDAMVKFLKSLGDEIPEAYRKPQGRIAVKYDR
- a CDS encoding ATP-dependent DNA helicase; this translates as MGGTFGVKSNEEQLQVIRTTESPLLVIAGPGAGKTKTLVDRVCHLIYDLNVSPENILIGTFTEKAAKELLSRISTVSANYKIQKNISEIRVGTLHSLFLDFLEEYREYTELRRGYRVLDDFEQQYLVYRNASKFNQVEGLAEILESESAYGWKSAKKICYLVNKVAEENLDLEKLAQSKESNRLLALAQLVSVYRKILFEENALDFSLIQTKMWELLDNQDVLKDIRKKIHYIMVDEYQDTNRIQEQILLKMAAPDNRICVVGDDDQALYRFRGATVENILRFRDKFPGLFRSKCKKVELDKNYRSHPDIIDFYNKWMERPYDGEWGEFRHNKVVKCAGKQNRKNSPYTGVVKCMGQNVDEWCRNFYNFIHNLELKGSLTDYNQVALLAYSVKNEKIVALTNYLEKHDIPVFSPRSGQFFNRKEIQLAIGALLFLFPKCEETYLDDGSNAKFMEGIWAYYDLCLDVFANELRKMPQTHRELQVWAVTKAKEIAKATRNTDYSFANLFYEMLQFPLFADFLDMELDSGVKDLRPLYNLGLFSQLLARFESMNGITGIYADEKKRTQEIRRLFNEYFKFLHDGGIAEFEDFDMVTPSGCVCIMTIHQSKGLEFPVTCVDSLDSRPRKNYDELDVEIAKYYHGKDPWEPLERTKFFDFWRLYYTAFSRAQNLLVLTGIDNSSGRERGEFRSPSKYFAHVYESVPDFTRLFAAGTPDISLDLVKPSNVKHQYSFTSHVLLYENCPTQYKFFREVEFSPVRTNAILFGTLVHETIEDVHRQVLAGNVQNVTSENMREWLQDNYRQISKELGVYLRQSSLDSILNHVENYVDYASRDWAKVKEAEVPLTLLKEDYILEGRIDLIQGSGETLEILDFKTDVKPDVNNAKDREKLNRYKRQLEIYAHIVEEKYGKPVSKMHLFYTGTKDGSPYVTYDYSRSSIENTMKEVADVVQKIERKDFTRTHERDPKKCSECDFRHYCNNHC
- a CDS encoding site-specific DNA-methyltransferase, with the protein product MTNENDTFKFELEPIKGFPELRWAGKRPFTGTAYYPAQLKESYGEPAEDGWMNKLYWGDNLQVMSHLLKEYRGKVNLIYIDPPFDSKADYKKTIALRGKKAESDSSNFEEKQYGDIWTNDEYLQFMYERLILCKELLSDTGSIYLHCDWHRNSFIRSVMNEIFGLEHFRNEIIWQKTLSRKAQSGQFGNIHDTIIYFSKSDNTVFNTIYEERDEEVTKKRFPLIDEKTKKRYVLDNFTQAGQGSKKYFGGKYGWLEPPVGKHWIWSQQRIDEGIKNGMIQFTSGNMPRLVRYETEGVFAGDIWASNEMIMHSQSSEDLGYPTQKPEALLERIIKASSNPSDIVFDCFMGSGTTQAVAMKLGRRFIGADINLGAIQTSTKRLIARAHDIESDTTRKCYTGFEVYNVNDYDFFRNELEAKRLIIEALGMQALPENDLWDAELDGRMVAILGINRIATAAEFSKIVNNIDIGDWTRRQAETPNKPIEKITFVCMGHDPNLKAMFIEEMQKLGFKVDLEIVDILRDKKDLTFKRDSDARIKISGNNLSITDFYPMNLLQKLSIQCEDVSDWKELVDSVMIDWNYDGATFSPSITDIPAKNDMVKGVYEIPKDAGTIHVKITDLLSESWEGSFEA
- a CDS encoding DEAD/DEAH box helicase, with product MAKKNIVELPFYKYLWNFYSVHKAEIKSEYDPLTKRILSHANPENPGAFLRKPQYEAFEIYVFLKEYLDNPKLFDLFNDWRHNKGKFCVKDTQLLESISTDLFAEQEEMRKIEDAKIIEPAITQLQNLRQTYSNYIFSLTMGTGKTILMALCIFYEFLLAKKRPKDLRYCHNVLVLAPDTTVLQSLKEILTFDKSKIFSPEYANTLDTILKFHFLEDDGISLSTMDGSDFNVIISTSQKIILKKKHKEDSASIQLFKESWESAMENNPNADLYQLDETELTANQRYVKITRLPQLGIYVDEAHHAFGKSLKSDMLDRSKETSLRLTIDNLAKELERSGSKVVACYNFTGTPYVDNQLMPEVVYEYGLREAIDNRYLKEVDVKDFDNVKSGTFIDKSIDEFVQQHVNQKGVFKRYEGMLPKMAIFANTIEELTNDLKPAVEKALIKHDISLDSILVNVGDDKVTKSDDLREFKLLDTTESQKQFILLVGKGKEGWNCRSLFSVALYREPKSTIFVLQATMRCLRSITEQQQHGIVFLSSENLVILQNELQSNFRMTVNDLTHKNTDTKKERRIYVRKKVPVKMMEQVSTFKVEPKQVGEYTIFDETFNFDLWRKTEGSHTLRNIDSAAIRKEIRSSVDRTFTPYSLVAEISLYLTQHESSGILFSPCEIRELLDYSTDGINKILEKVNYANEILYDFVIPKLFSQLYNVKYEAGEPKEVIKYIVKDPPKNGPDEGSAYYTMRFSDDKFVSDVSARYNAFNQMDGNKKSFDLSGYGFDSNSERQFFDRNLFNNNEIKHIWFTGMLTNGQSNFYVHYIDPESHSLRSYFPDFLVEDNAGKFYIVEIKGRNLISHPSTRAKEEYARQMATLSKMEYVFIPDDLADMILQEFVVQSKASNSEEAAKMF